A genomic segment from Coccinella septempunctata chromosome 3, icCocSept1.1, whole genome shotgun sequence encodes:
- the LOC123309232 gene encoding 60S ribosomal protein L9 — translation MRQIVTNQTVKIPKGITVSAKSRVVTVTGPRGVLKRSFKHLALDIRMINPRLLKVEKWFGTRKELASVRTVCSHVENMLKGVTKGYQYKMRAVYAHFPINCVTIENDTVIEIRNFLGEKFIRRVKMAPGVTVKNSQKQKDELILEGNSLEDVSRSAALIQQSTTVKNKDIRKFLDGLYVSEKTTVVQDE, via the exons ATGAGGCAGATTGTTACCAATCAAACGGTGAAAATACCTAAAGGTATCACTGTCTCCGCCAAGTCTAGAGTGGTCACGGTAACTGGCCCTAGAGGAGTTCTCAAGAGGTCTTTCAAACATCTTGCACTGGATATTCGCATGATAAACCCTAGATTATTGAAGGTTGAAAAATGGTTTGGAACCAGGAAGGAGTTGGCCAGTGTACGCACAGTGTGTTCGCATGTTGagaacatgttgaagggtgtaACCAAGGGTTATCAATACAAAATGCGTGCTGTATATGCCCATTTCCCTATCAACTGTGTAACGATAGAAAATGATACAGTTATTGAAATCAGGAATTTCTTAGGAGAAAAATTCATCAGAAG GGTCAAAATGGCACCTGGTGTAACAGTGAAGAATTCCCAAAAACAAAAGGATGAGCTGATCCTAGAAGGAAACTCTCTGGAGGATGTTTCAAGATCCGCTGCTTTGATCCAACAGAGTACGACAGTTAAAAATAAGGATATCCGTAAATTTTTAGATGGTCTATATGTGTCTGAAAAAACGACTGTTGTACAAGACGAATAG